A part of Limihaloglobus sulfuriphilus genomic DNA contains:
- a CDS encoding substrate-binding domain-containing protein produces the protein MISKDMNGGTDKRASADDIYLSLRKIITSSSLKSGKLPTVSDLSVCYSANYRTVKSALARLEGEGYIDYKPNIGAIVKSKKEIVYIQWEDNPFCGLISEGIRNFVNEKTDLELTVVNAQRKHSLARDSIESFIGHMDGLIVMPFDRLGYEESLGRIAAAGVQIVCVDRELAGVNAGSVTSDDFGGAFAAVSHLLEKHNQPVFYVGNTGEPSSSENRYRGWRSAMETHGYFDCDKYFIDIGVRESVLSEKHQSSREFEIIAAERLFNENRLDSYSVFAVNDYAANRVYESAFSRGYRIGEDVFVAGFGNLPFCNKLPTPLTSVKQCPVELGCDAAKMLYMQINGQISRPVHKVMPTTLVVRASSG, from the coding sequence ATGATTAGTAAAGATATGAATGGCGGCACTGACAAACGGGCAAGTGCAGATGATATTTATCTCTCTTTACGCAAAATCATCACTTCATCCTCGCTCAAGTCTGGAAAACTTCCAACCGTTTCAGATCTGTCGGTCTGTTATTCCGCAAATTACCGCACGGTCAAATCTGCCCTGGCACGGCTGGAGGGTGAAGGCTATATAGATTATAAACCAAATATCGGCGCAATCGTTAAGTCAAAGAAGGAAATAGTTTATATACAATGGGAAGATAATCCGTTTTGCGGCCTGATCAGCGAGGGAATCCGCAATTTTGTTAATGAAAAAACTGATTTAGAGCTTACGGTTGTAAACGCCCAAAGAAAACACAGTCTTGCCCGGGACAGCATAGAGAGTTTTATTGGTCATATGGACGGTCTTATAGTTATGCCTTTTGACAGGCTGGGCTATGAGGAATCGCTGGGCAGAATAGCCGCCGCCGGCGTGCAGATAGTCTGTGTTGACCGTGAACTTGCCGGCGTTAATGCCGGGTCTGTAACGAGTGATGATTTTGGCGGCGCATTTGCAGCGGTCTCTCACCTTTTAGAGAAGCATAATCAGCCGGTTTTTTATGTTGGCAATACAGGCGAGCCGTCATCCTCGGAAAACCGTTACAGAGGCTGGCGCAGTGCTATGGAAACGCACGGCTATTTCGATTGTGATAAATATTTCATAGATATTGGGGTGCGTGAAAGTGTGTTATCTGAGAAACATCAAAGTTCACGTGAATTTGAAATAATCGCCGCAGAGAGACTTTTTAATGAGAACAGGCTTGATTCTTACAGTGTTTTTGCGGTTAACGATTATGCCGCTAACAGGGTTTATGAATCTGCTTTTTCCCGCGGTTATCGTATCGGTGAAGATGTATTTGTCGCAGGCTTTGGGAATCTTCCGTTCTGCAATAAACTGCCGACACCCCTGACAAGCGTGAAGCAGTGTCCTGTTGAGCTGGGCTGCGACGCTGCTAAAATGTTATACATGCAGATTAATGGGCAGATTAGCCGTCCTGTTCATAAGGTGATGCCGACGACTCTTGTTGTACGGGCCAGCAGCGGTTAG
- a CDS encoding IS30 family transposase, producing the protein MRAYKQLTEDDRIEIYAMKQAGNQQKQIAAALGVSPSTISRELARNTGLRGYRPKQAQQKALYRRMAARKAVKMKPETIEYIESRLRQQHSPEQIAKRMKTDPHWQGPAVSHERIYQHIWQDKARGETLYTHLRIAGTKQRRKRRNSRDRRGTIKNRVGIEKRPPVVERKNRIGDWEGDTVVGKNHQGALVTLVDRKSKLTLIGKVDRYTAEAVERTIIALIGTLPRRTYTLTVDNGKEFSNHESIAHNLKIKVFFADPYSAWQRGLNENTNGLIRQYVPKGSDIRMLTNQKIEHIMNRLNNRPRKSLGFLTPNEVFYKRKKLTG; encoded by the coding sequence ATGAGAGCGTACAAGCAGCTCACCGAAGACGATCGTATCGAAATATATGCCATGAAGCAAGCAGGAAATCAACAAAAACAAATAGCTGCGGCGTTGGGCGTTTCTCCCAGCACGATCAGCAGGGAACTGGCCCGCAATACAGGTCTGCGGGGCTATCGCCCTAAGCAGGCCCAGCAAAAGGCTTTATATCGACGGATGGCCGCCCGTAAAGCAGTCAAAATGAAGCCGGAGACGATAGAATACATTGAATCCCGCCTCCGGCAGCAACATTCGCCGGAGCAGATCGCAAAACGCATGAAAACCGATCCCCACTGGCAGGGGCCGGCCGTCAGTCATGAGCGGATTTACCAGCACATTTGGCAGGATAAAGCCCGGGGAGAAACCCTGTATACCCATCTGCGGATTGCCGGGACCAAACAAAGAAGAAAACGAAGAAACAGCCGGGACCGGCGTGGAACGATCAAAAACAGGGTTGGTATCGAAAAACGCCCACCGGTTGTAGAGAGAAAAAACCGCATCGGGGACTGGGAAGGCGACACCGTCGTGGGGAAAAACCATCAGGGAGCCCTGGTAACCCTGGTTGACCGCAAAAGCAAGCTGACGCTGATCGGTAAGGTAGATCGTTATACCGCCGAAGCGGTTGAACGGACCATTATCGCCCTGATCGGCACGCTGCCCCGACGAACCTATACACTGACAGTGGACAATGGCAAAGAATTTTCAAACCATGAATCTATTGCCCATAACCTTAAAATTAAGGTCTTCTTTGCCGATCCCTACAGTGCATGGCAGCGGGGCTTGAATGAGAATACCAATGGCTTGATCCGTCAGTATGTACCAAAAGGAAGTGACATCCGAATGCTGACCAATCAGAAGATTGAGCACATAATGAATCGACTGAATAATCGACCCAGAAAATCTCTTGGATTTTTAACCCCAAATGAAGTATTCTATAAGAGGAAAAAACTAACAGGATAA
- a CDS encoding right-handed parallel beta-helix repeat-containing protein has product MFRLYPISGVSLRAVIAFMLLAVSAASLGICDEQPWQRVNGGYALNSGSPARGSAVFLKTVVTGSGDLVYIYNDQKIPAAMGRFQCCGSQPSYQWQVYSGGKWSADSDAVPQSLSNTIAAFSDPVNIFAVEGSEDAFFAAACFPSGGIRNSLIGMDIHGGVVNLEYDGTAGSRFWVSGAEYQRFGMSALVDAWNGVKGDMAFDPHSGTGILISTKGDWLNGGYGDKLVAVNYDRNNSKQRWRRWDSQNGGWYKDNSWPPTRDVARYALPNPKAAKGEKYTNPRIARIDNGRYIVTFGYAGTKGSITSMLLYDENAGGEWSWFNGSGFSQGGSFDYAPIVDSDVSRTVRLEVLQGGGIKFFYQKNNHVYEKGLKFKETGLQITETENQLAAASEYITVQDKQGGLWLFYVHKNNELMLIKKPSAGGWTQERLVYTGGGLKIRILDVNFAGKDQMPIAFTAEQDKDGSSEIYAVSPDCKCFRQDEKPLRFKSQPKGITADARIKYAGETVNTAKPYAPYGSQHPARMVIDSNQYLYSVNSAVCNAVIRDKDETSPERAVSWGGFWDHLYFPGGCCVDNIRGKVYMSNRIIDGGGGSAWANSYIREFDMDYRTKSLGWKKLRSKVPPGWDSKYRSTIFGSGKWISDIALDQSRGRLYAVSAGECRIKVYDVNGSKPVLSKTFGGPGSAAGEFRFPQGIDIDPDGNLYVVDIANHRIQKFAAGGKFIKSWGSPGRDSGEFVYPYDIAADPKLELVYVADPFNSRLQIFDRQGRFIYSFSSWQQQGKPAQFGTLSGVAADGQGNIYAGNDRNVLKFTIVGFDRDDDKNGIPDLLEGGVHAIRVQSVGGAVIEPAADITLKKGQDAGFRISFPAGQSGDVIVDGESVGAVTEYEFKGISQNHSITALAGRIYNRTSAAVYETIRDAVSHASAGDVIVLSPGTYNEQINFAGKEIRITGIDPLEPEIVAKTVIDAQGAQAAAIFTQGEGSGAVLEGVTLTNASSGLLVMSFSMQAKQARPIIRNCKITGNTVGVFVMGGTPTVEKCWIGDNKQNQLVLANSSAVIRNNTIASPQIDDADSKAIVIQNSPDAVLEDNRLDASGGDL; this is encoded by the coding sequence ATGTTTAGACTATATCCCATATCAGGTGTTTCCCTCAGGGCAGTAATTGCGTTTATGTTGTTGGCGGTTTCTGCCGCGTCGCTGGGGATATGCGATGAGCAGCCCTGGCAGAGGGTCAACGGCGGGTATGCCCTGAACAGCGGCTCTCCGGCTCGGGGTTCTGCGGTGTTCTTAAAAACCGTGGTAACCGGCAGCGGAGACCTGGTTTATATCTATAACGACCAGAAAATCCCCGCGGCGATGGGCAGGTTTCAGTGCTGCGGCAGTCAGCCCTCATACCAATGGCAGGTTTATTCCGGCGGCAAGTGGTCTGCTGATTCGGACGCGGTGCCGCAATCCTTGTCCAATACGATAGCCGCGTTCTCTGATCCGGTGAATATCTTTGCCGTTGAGGGGAGCGAAGATGCGTTTTTCGCCGCGGCGTGTTTCCCATCCGGCGGTATCCGTAACTCTCTTATAGGAATGGATATACACGGCGGCGTTGTCAATCTCGAATACGACGGCACCGCCGGCAGCCGGTTCTGGGTCTCTGGCGCAGAGTATCAGCGGTTCGGCATGTCGGCTCTGGTGGATGCCTGGAACGGTGTTAAAGGAGATATGGCTTTTGATCCGCACAGCGGAACAGGGATTCTCATAAGCACAAAGGGCGACTGGCTTAACGGCGGCTACGGCGACAAGCTCGTTGCCGTAAATTACGACCGTAACAACTCAAAACAGCGTTGGCGCAGGTGGGACAGCCAAAACGGCGGCTGGTACAAGGATAACTCATGGCCGCCGACACGTGATGTCGCCAGGTATGCCCTGCCGAATCCTAAAGCTGCCAAGGGCGAGAAATATACCAACCCCCGTATAGCCCGCATCGACAATGGCAGATATATTGTAACCTTTGGATATGCCGGCACTAAAGGTTCCATTACATCGATGCTGCTTTACGACGAAAACGCCGGCGGAGAGTGGTCGTGGTTCAACGGCAGCGGCTTTTCTCAGGGCGGGTCCTTTGACTATGCCCCGATTGTTGATTCCGATGTCAGCCGCACGGTGAGGCTTGAGGTCTTGCAGGGCGGCGGCATAAAATTCTTCTATCAGAAAAATAATCATGTCTATGAAAAGGGACTCAAGTTTAAAGAAACGGGCTTGCAAATAACAGAAACGGAGAACCAGCTTGCCGCGGCGAGCGAATATATAACGGTTCAGGACAAGCAGGGCGGTCTCTGGCTGTTCTATGTACATAAAAATAATGAGCTTATGCTTATAAAGAAGCCCTCAGCGGGCGGCTGGACACAAGAGCGGCTTGTTTACACAGGCGGCGGCTTAAAGATAAGGATTCTCGATGTCAATTTCGCCGGCAAGGACCAGATGCCCATAGCATTTACAGCCGAGCAGGACAAAGACGGCAGCTCTGAAATCTACGCTGTTTCGCCGGACTGCAAATGTTTCCGGCAGGACGAAAAGCCGCTGCGGTTTAAATCTCAGCCCAAAGGCATTACCGCCGATGCCCGCATTAAATACGCCGGCGAAACGGTAAACACCGCAAAGCCCTATGCTCCCTATGGCAGTCAACACCCCGCCAGAATGGTAATAGACAGCAATCAGTATCTTTATTCTGTGAATTCTGCGGTCTGCAATGCCGTCATCAGAGACAAAGACGAAACCTCGCCGGAAAGGGCGGTAAGCTGGGGCGGTTTCTGGGACCATCTCTACTTCCCCGGCGGCTGCTGCGTGGACAACATACGGGGCAAAGTTTACATGTCAAACCGCATCATCGACGGCGGCGGCGGGAGTGCCTGGGCAAACAGCTATATCCGCGAATTTGACATGGATTACCGCACCAAAAGCCTCGGCTGGAAGAAGCTGCGAAGCAAGGTGCCGCCAGGCTGGGACAGCAAATACCGCTCAACCATTTTCGGCTCCGGCAAGTGGATCTCAGATATCGCCCTTGACCAGTCCCGCGGCCGGCTCTACGCGGTATCCGCAGGCGAATGCCGCATCAAGGTTTACGATGTCAATGGAAGTAAGCCCGTTCTCTCAAAGACCTTCGGAGGGCCCGGCAGCGCTGCGGGAGAATTTCGTTTTCCGCAGGGAATCGATATTGACCCAGATGGAAATCTTTATGTTGTTGACATCGCAAATCACCGTATCCAGAAATTCGCTGCCGGCGGCAAATTTATAAAATCCTGGGGCTCGCCCGGCAGAGATTCCGGCGAGTTTGTATATCCATACGATATTGCCGCTGACCCCAAGTTAGAGCTTGTTTATGTTGCCGACCCGTTCAATTCGCGGCTTCAGATATTTGACCGTCAAGGGCGGTTTATATATTCATTCTCAAGCTGGCAGCAGCAGGGCAAACCGGCACAATTTGGAACCTTATCAGGTGTTGCCGCCGATGGGCAGGGCAATATCTATGCCGGAAACGACAGGAACGTTTTAAAGTTTACAATTGTCGGATTTGACAGGGATGATGACAAAAACGGGATTCCCGATTTACTCGAAGGCGGCGTTCATGCCATACGTGTGCAATCAGTCGGCGGGGCGGTTATTGAGCCCGCGGCGGATATTACGCTTAAAAAAGGACAGGATGCCGGTTTTCGAATCAGTTTCCCTGCCGGCCAGAGTGGCGACGTTATCGTTGACGGCGAGTCTGTAGGCGCTGTTACTGAATACGAGTTTAAAGGAATCTCGCAAAACCATTCTATAACAGCTCTTGCGGGCAGAATATACAACCGCACATCCGCCGCGGTTTATGAGACGATCAGAGACGCTGTCTCCCATGCCTCCGCCGGCGATGTTATAGTGCTTTCTCCCGGTACATATAACGAGCAGATCAACTTTGCGGGCAAGGAGATACGCATAACCGGCATAGACCCGCTGGAACCGGAGATTGTCGCCAAAACCGTGATTGATGCACAGGGAGCCCAGGCCGCGGCGATCTTTACGCAGGGTGAGGGCAGCGGCGCGGTACTTGAGGGCGTAACGTTGACCAACGCTTCAAGCGGATTGCTTGTAATGTCGTTTTCCATGCAGGCAAAACAGGCACGGCCGATAATACGAAACTGCAAAATTACCGGCAATACAGTCGGGGTGTTCGTAATGGGCGGCACTCCTACGGTGGAAAAATGCTGGATTGGAGACAACAAGCAGAACCAGCTGGTATTGGCAAATTCATCTGCTGTAATTCGTAACAATACCATTGCATCACCGCAAATCGATGACGCCGATTCAAAGGCGATAGTGATTCAGAATTCTCCCGACGCTGTACTCGAGGACAATCGGCTGGATGCTTCTGGCGGCGATTTGTAA
- a CDS encoding YitT family protein yields MAAKYTISKIFKIINAYAACILAGLVYSAAIKYFVYPSQVIMTGTEGISIATSYYFENQKLFIWLYLIFQAILIIFAFCKIGARFAIRTMIVIGTVVGMLAVLPDYQFASPEPQNERIILVIFGGILAGLAKAIAFRYGASTGDEDIPSAYLSMKYLKPVGNIAVIAAVMSTLFGLILAFVKTWQIEPVINTLMYTTIYIFMSSETLNNFYRKFKLVLVNIITRNPNRIGEDIRAMLPHRTFTREQGIGGYSDANVNILRAIVTQEELPDVIKVIEKADKTAFFFYNDIEGVSKHYYISPIR; encoded by the coding sequence ATGGCAGCAAAATATACTATTTCTAAGATATTTAAAATCATAAACGCTTATGCAGCTTGCATTTTAGCGGGATTGGTCTATTCTGCAGCGATTAAGTATTTTGTGTACCCCTCACAGGTTATCATGACCGGAACAGAGGGGATATCGATCGCCACATCGTATTATTTTGAAAACCAGAAATTATTTATATGGCTTTATCTCATTTTCCAGGCGATTCTGATAATTTTCGCCTTTTGCAAAATAGGGGCTCGCTTCGCTATAAGAACTATGATTGTTATCGGGACAGTTGTGGGAATGCTTGCGGTTCTGCCTGATTATCAATTCGCCAGCCCCGAACCGCAAAATGAGCGTATAATATTGGTTATTTTTGGCGGAATCCTTGCGGGTCTGGCTAAGGCAATTGCGTTTCGCTATGGTGCCTCCACCGGCGACGAGGATATTCCTTCAGCTTATTTGTCTATGAAATATCTCAAGCCTGTGGGGAATATCGCGGTTATCGCAGCTGTCATGTCAACTCTGTTTGGCTTAATTCTTGCGTTTGTCAAGACATGGCAGATTGAGCCGGTCATAAACACCCTGATGTACACGACAATATATATATTTATGAGCTCGGAGACTCTCAATAATTTCTACCGTAAATTCAAACTTGTGCTGGTCAACATCATTACAAGAAACCCAAACCGGATTGGAGAGGATATAAGGGCGATGCTGCCCCACAGGACGTTTACAAGAGAGCAGGGCATTGGCGGCTACTCAGATGCTAATGTTAATATCCTTCGGGCGATTGTTACACAGGAAGAGCTTCCGGACGTTATAAAGGTCATTGAGAAAGCTGATAAAACCGCCTTTTTCTTTTATAATGACATTGAGGGCGTTTCAAAACATTATTATATATCTCCAATTCGCTGA
- a CDS encoding GxGYxYP domain-containing protein: MNTGKLLLFTVILSSIISAGCSPQTDRDKWQNALLPDCSPPAQTVNLVDIKSQEPDIKLAMITMQGHANSGSKSRLCFEVWTKASGNTPQRFWLDYFKKKGRITEINQMSIDDCIDKYQSCYDKVIIYDPDLPVTINIATMIGSVEKGIVAAAAQAERFAGRYGKEIIDLRGRWKSNIEAQEWALDTLWPKMNHSVLACQHPTFAEHHLRDYLIRHKVFQFWVTGKNAEDNEKSDYEIEKCFAERLFAMTEPNIPLIGWIDGGADDHGLSEYYGVGLAGRYGKVMLGSNWGINLSFHGGINVDFEAMTADYRSRKPSKTVELEDDKVYVALAVQESGDAPIYWECVQKKAWDDPGRGRIPFGWSIAPGVFEMCPGIIEWFYENATENDHFYFCLSGLAYCHPYRNFLDRTPEPQAAFEQQLDIVNRYARMAGIRQMGLYTDAWLDFDREKNDPITLNFAQGLEGINTLIMGMGRDENALEIGPNYFIGDNKTLVSHVVNRWDAAKVQDRDEANRRFLADDIRRHTPKERPAFIYVHPLSWSYFPSDMIKVMEMLPDEYVVVSQDEYYRLYSEHTGKN; this comes from the coding sequence ATGAATACTGGCAAATTATTGTTGTTTACGGTTATTTTGAGCTCGATAATATCAGCCGGCTGCTCGCCGCAGACTGACAGGGACAAATGGCAAAACGCCCTTCTTCCGGACTGCTCACCTCCGGCCCAAACTGTTAACCTTGTTGACATTAAGTCGCAAGAGCCCGACATTAAACTTGCCATGATAACCATGCAGGGACATGCCAACTCCGGCAGCAAGAGCAGGCTCTGCTTCGAGGTGTGGACAAAAGCCTCCGGAAACACGCCTCAGCGGTTCTGGCTGGATTACTTCAAGAAAAAGGGCCGCATTACAGAGATAAACCAAATGTCTATCGATGATTGCATAGATAAATATCAAAGCTGCTACGACAAAGTCATCATATACGACCCTGACCTGCCTGTTACCATAAACATAGCGACAATGATAGGTTCCGTCGAAAAGGGTATCGTTGCTGCCGCCGCCCAGGCAGAAAGATTCGCCGGCAGGTATGGAAAAGAAATCATTGATCTTAGAGGAAGATGGAAAAGCAATATCGAGGCCCAGGAATGGGCACTGGATACGCTTTGGCCGAAAATGAATCACTCCGTCCTGGCATGTCAGCACCCAACTTTCGCTGAACACCATTTGCGGGATTACCTCATCAGACACAAGGTGTTCCAGTTCTGGGTAACCGGCAAAAACGCCGAGGACAACGAAAAAAGCGATTATGAGATAGAAAAATGCTTTGCTGAGAGGCTTTTTGCCATGACAGAGCCCAATATACCGCTCATCGGCTGGATTGACGGCGGAGCAGATGACCACGGATTATCAGAATACTACGGCGTCGGGCTTGCCGGCCGCTACGGCAAGGTAATGCTCGGCAGTAACTGGGGCATAAACCTGAGCTTTCATGGCGGAATAAACGTTGATTTCGAGGCAATGACCGCTGATTACAGGTCAAGAAAACCATCGAAAACCGTTGAGCTCGAAGACGACAAGGTATATGTTGCCCTGGCTGTACAGGAATCAGGAGATGCCCCGATCTACTGGGAATGCGTACAGAAAAAGGCCTGGGACGACCCGGGCAGGGGCAGGATCCCCTTCGGCTGGTCAATCGCTCCCGGAGTATTTGAAATGTGCCCCGGCATCATAGAGTGGTTCTACGAAAACGCCACAGAGAACGACCACTTCTACTTCTGTCTCTCCGGTCTGGCGTACTGCCACCCATACCGCAACTTTCTGGACAGAACGCCTGAACCGCAGGCAGCCTTTGAGCAGCAGCTGGATATAGTAAACAGATACGCCAGAATGGCAGGGATAAGACAGATGGGGCTTTACACGGACGCGTGGCTGGATTTTGACCGTGAGAAAAATGACCCGATAACGTTAAATTTCGCCCAGGGGCTTGAAGGCATCAACACACTGATAATGGGCATGGGCAGAGATGAAAACGCGCTGGAAATCGGCCCGAATTATTTTATCGGAGACAACAAAACGCTTGTTTCCCACGTAGTAAACCGCTGGGACGCGGCGAAGGTGCAGGACCGTGACGAGGCCAACCGCAGATTCCTCGCAGATGACATCCGCAGGCATACACCAAAAGAGCGGCCGGCGTTTATCTACGTGCATCCGCTGAGCTGGTCTTATTTTCCCTCGGATATGATAAAGGTCATGGAAATGCTGCCCGATGAGTATGTTGTCGTTTCGCAGGACGAATACTACCGGCTTTATTCAGAGCACACGGGCAAAAACTAA
- a CDS encoding tetratricopeptide repeat protein, which produces MIDSIHKNIKCKYCNGRIGPQENSSLLECQWCGSKFNLPLEFQNSEKRETPNLLDMAINAYQKEDYKTAMSYYDSVLKSKPTDYQAWLGKARSMFKFPENMTTPGYMTLFVEAYKKACLNAPDDKKNETINEAGDMVFTCIATRELCWQYMLFVKNKEKIDEQKIRNFNDALAESVDSLLSASEVVTYPGLFQMGERLHRVFFRGFIRADGKIRRAKTYVDKRNKRKLAVMYERFSPIYSKLPQLPLSDLSRGTKDGSKKQNN; this is translated from the coding sequence ATGATAGATAGCATTCACAAAAATATTAAGTGTAAATACTGTAATGGGCGAATTGGTCCCCAGGAAAACTCAAGTCTGTTGGAGTGTCAATGGTGCGGGAGTAAATTCAATCTTCCGCTTGAGTTTCAAAACTCGGAAAAAAGAGAAACGCCAAATTTATTAGATATGGCAATTAATGCGTACCAAAAGGAGGATTATAAAACGGCAATGTCGTATTATGATTCAGTTCTAAAATCAAAGCCTACAGACTACCAGGCATGGTTGGGGAAGGCCAGAAGCATGTTTAAATTTCCTGAGAATATGACTACTCCTGGCTATATGACATTATTTGTAGAAGCTTATAAAAAAGCTTGCTTGAATGCACCTGACGATAAAAAAAATGAGACAATAAACGAAGCTGGCGATATGGTTTTCACGTGTATTGCTACACGTGAGCTGTGTTGGCAATACATGTTATTTGTAAAGAATAAAGAAAAAATTGATGAACAAAAAATTAGAAATTTCAATGATGCTTTGGCTGAATCGGTCGATTCTTTGCTCTCCGCATCAGAAGTTGTGACATACCCCGGGCTATTTCAGATGGGTGAAAGACTTCATAGGGTATTTTTTAGAGGTTTCATTAGGGCTGATGGCAAAATCCGACGAGCAAAAACGTATGTCGATAAAAGGAATAAACGAAAACTTGCTGTGATGTATGAAAGATTTTCGCCGATATATTCTAAATTGCCACAATTGCCTTTATCTGATTTATCCCGCGGAACAAAAGATGGTTCCAAAAAACAAAATAACTAA